The Bacteroides acidifaciens genome includes a region encoding these proteins:
- a CDS encoding SusC/RagA family TonB-linked outer membrane protein: MDLNSLKKKQRMVVALPLFACILGSYPLDAVAENSGIPVQEVLQNKAPLKRTLYGTVIDATSGESLVGVNIRVKGSDRGTITDLDGKFKLEVTNKTELECSYIGYKSQTVIVGDLGVIQIKMVSDNEVLDEVVIIGAGTQKKVSVTGSIASVKGTVLKAPSSSLTNNLAGKLSGVVAKTNSGEPGAASDFYIRGINTFGGVATPLILLNGVEISSGDLNTIPAETIESFTILKDASATAIYGNRGANGVMLVTTKSGSENTKATVNVSLEASYFQPMNRIEFADGPTYMRKFNEARQARDYDDVYNADQIQYTADGINPYAYPNVDWYDTIFKKGNFNQRANVNVQGGGSRVTYFLSLQANHDTGLMNTPKNYFYDTNFNTWEYNFQNNISYKLSNTTTVDLRIMTQMGHRNGPEYSTADMYKSVMATNPVSFPAAFPAQEGDKGHIRFGNVVLIPGVYGENPYANMLKSFQEVNYNTMNTSLNVAQKLDFITEGLSAKVLVNFKNYSYSKYKRSIDPFYYQMKANSFDPETNEYDLETLKTGKYFIEESDHKKEQDQTFYLDARLDWKRSFGYHNFTAMAMYMMREYRNSILPNRNQGYSGRITYDYANKYLVEFNFGYNGSERLASGTRFEFFPAVSLGWVVSNEDFWEPVSKTINHLKVRGSYGLVGSDQFHKDAPHFLYYNQINFSPNADAKEFHDKKLIYSTGMPGSTIVREGPEFKTLAIQNAGWERVKKLNVGVDISFFDQVNLTFDYFYDHRDRILMKRASFPSLLGYGGYAPWSNIGEVINKGVEISLNWNKQFGKNWFVDFRGNFTFNRNKYEYADEPDYPYVWQTKTGKPLNTLTGYLADGLFSSQEEIDNWADQSQLGGNNLRPGDIKYRDINGDGQITEQDQVMLSPYADIPNIQYGFGLNLTYKKFDFGVFFNGSAKRKIMINEGYAPFQSGGGDGHSGQTLPTNLMQWIADGHWSVDNPNPNAVYPRLGTTISDIQNNIVKSSFWMRNANFLRFKTLEFGYRFPHCRVYFNGDNLAVFSPFKLWDPELAWNAYPLQRTFNLGVQLTF, translated from the coding sequence ATGGATTTAAATTCATTGAAAAAGAAGCAAAGAATGGTGGTTGCCTTGCCATTGTTTGCTTGTATTCTCGGCAGTTATCCGTTGGATGCCGTGGCTGAGAATAGTGGTATTCCTGTGCAAGAGGTTTTGCAAAACAAAGCTCCATTGAAACGCACTTTATATGGAACTGTGATTGATGCTACCAGTGGCGAGTCACTGGTAGGGGTTAATATCCGCGTTAAAGGTAGTGACCGAGGTACTATTACCGACCTTGATGGTAAATTCAAATTAGAGGTGACTAACAAAACGGAATTGGAATGTTCTTATATCGGTTATAAGAGCCAGACGGTAATAGTAGGTGATTTGGGCGTTATCCAGATTAAAATGGTGTCGGATAATGAAGTATTGGATGAAGTTGTGATTATCGGTGCCGGTACGCAGAAGAAAGTCTCAGTGACAGGTTCTATTGCCAGCGTGAAAGGTACTGTCCTGAAAGCTCCGTCTTCTTCATTGACCAACAACCTTGCCGGTAAATTGTCTGGTGTGGTTGCAAAAACGAATAGTGGTGAACCGGGAGCAGCTTCCGATTTCTATATTCGTGGTATCAATACGTTCGGTGGCGTAGCCACACCTTTGATTTTGCTCAATGGAGTGGAAATCTCATCCGGCGACTTGAACACGATTCCGGCAGAAACAATTGAAAGTTTCACCATACTGAAAGATGCATCTGCAACGGCTATTTATGGTAACCGGGGTGCGAATGGTGTCATGTTGGTGACAACGAAAAGCGGTTCTGAAAATACGAAAGCAACCGTGAACGTGTCGTTGGAAGCTTCTTATTTCCAGCCAATGAATCGTATTGAGTTTGCAGACGGTCCTACTTACATGCGCAAGTTTAACGAAGCCCGTCAGGCACGTGATTATGATGACGTTTATAATGCCGACCAAATTCAATACACTGCAGATGGAATCAATCCGTACGCATATCCAAACGTGGACTGGTATGATACTATATTTAAAAAAGGAAATTTTAACCAACGTGCTAATGTTAATGTACAGGGGGGTGGTTCAAGAGTTACCTACTTCCTAAGCTTGCAGGCCAACCACGATACAGGTTTGATGAATACGCCAAAGAACTATTTCTATGACACTAACTTCAACACGTGGGAATATAATTTTCAGAACAATATCTCCTACAAATTATCCAATACAACAACAGTAGACCTGCGTATCATGACACAAATGGGACATCGTAATGGTCCGGAGTATTCTACTGCTGATATGTATAAAAGTGTGATGGCCACCAATCCCGTATCGTTTCCTGCTGCTTTTCCGGCACAAGAGGGGGACAAAGGTCATATTCGTTTCGGTAATGTAGTATTAATCCCGGGAGTATATGGTGAGAACCCATATGCCAATATGTTGAAGTCGTTTCAAGAAGTCAATTATAATACAATGAACACTTCTTTGAATGTGGCCCAGAAATTAGATTTCATCACTGAAGGACTGAGCGCGAAGGTATTGGTTAACTTTAAAAATTATTCATACTCCAAATATAAACGTTCTATCGACCCTTTCTATTATCAGATGAAAGCGAACTCTTTCGATCCGGAAACAAATGAGTATGATTTGGAAACATTGAAAACCGGAAAATATTTTATTGAAGAGTCCGATCACAAAAAAGAACAGGATCAGACTTTCTATTTGGATGCACGGTTGGACTGGAAACGTAGTTTCGGATATCATAACTTTACCGCCATGGCAATGTACATGATGCGTGAATATCGCAATTCCATACTTCCTAATCGTAACCAAGGTTATTCAGGCCGTATCACTTATGACTATGCCAATAAATATCTTGTAGAGTTCAACTTCGGATATAACGGTTCCGAACGTCTGGCTTCAGGCACACGATTCGAGTTTTTCCCTGCCGTGTCTCTCGGATGGGTGGTAAGTAACGAAGATTTCTGGGAACCGGTTTCAAAGACTATCAATCATTTGAAAGTTAGAGGTTCTTACGGTTTGGTTGGTAGCGACCAGTTCCACAAGGATGCTCCTCACTTCCTCTATTACAATCAGATTAATTTCTCTCCTAATGCTGATGCAAAAGAGTTTCACGACAAGAAATTAATATACTCTACCGGTATGCCGGGTAGTACGATTGTCCGTGAAGGACCTGAATTCAAAACTCTTGCCATACAGAATGCGGGTTGGGAGCGTGTGAAGAAACTAAATGTCGGAGTTGACATTTCATTTTTCGATCAAGTGAATCTTACGTTTGATTATTTTTATGACCACCGTGACCGAATTCTGATGAAGCGTGCTTCTTTCCCCAGCTTATTGGGATATGGAGGGTATGCGCCTTGGAGTAATATCGGTGAAGTAATCAACAAAGGTGTGGAAATAAGCCTGAATTGGAATAAACAATTCGGTAAGAACTGGTTTGTTGATTTCCGCGGAAACTTTACTTTCAACCGTAATAAATATGAATATGCCGACGAACCGGACTATCCGTATGTATGGCAGACGAAAACTGGCAAACCGTTGAATACACTAACCGGATATTTAGCCGACGGTTTATTCAGCAGTCAGGAAGAGATAGACAACTGGGCTGACCAGTCACAATTGGGAGGTAACAACCTGCGTCCGGGTGATATCAAGTATCGGGATATTAACGGTGACGGACAAATCACGGAACAAGACCAAGTAATGCTTTCTCCCTATGCAGACATTCCCAATATTCAATACGGTTTTGGCTTAAATCTAACTTATAAGAAGTTTGATTTTGGCGTATTCTTCAATGGTTCTGCCAAACGTAAGATTATGATTAATGAGGGATATGCTCCTTTCCAAAGCGGAGGAGGTGACGGACATTCGGGGCAAACTCTGCCGACCAACTTGATGCAATGGATTGCCGATGGGCACTGGTCGGTAGATAATCCGAATCCAAATGCGGTTTATCCCCGCTTGGGAACAACCATCAGTGACATTCAGAATAATATTGTGAAGAGTTCCTTCTGGATGCGCAATGCTAATTTCTTACGGTTCAAGACACTGGAATTCGGTTATAGATTCCCTCATTGCCGTGTTTATTTCAATGGAGACAATCTTGCAGTGTTCAGCCCATTCAAATTGTGGGATCCGGAGCTTGCATGGAATGCCTACCCATTGCAACGTACTTTCAATCTTGGAGTACAACTTACATTCTAA
- a CDS encoding RagB/SusD family nutrient uptake outer membrane protein, producing the protein MNILKYTNRFIKSGFVGITCLACFSSCNYLDVIPPAQPDMEDTMTDKAATLGFLFSCYAPILEFHTYNINYLENGSDETLYPLTWSGQCQKIQFGTANTTDGIGMWYTWYSALGQVHRFLQQIDILNPVGVTEDDKDEYKGECYFLDAYYHFRLLNTYGPIPIVSEMMDPNITKNEMPGRSHYDACVEYIAKKLDQAANLLPDKRELSDAGRADATICKCIKARILLYAASPLWNGSFYDKSWKNSKYETPGYGNELVSSQYERKKWETALTACQEAFAAADKAGYKLFDIETANSIAEKQKVSLPFIPGKEEDTPENELFKERVRMFQYLVASNESDGNNELIWGVNTKRMGPTDYWPVISQAPRKIIKTNGTTWHSMSGWSFNAPTLNTVQRFYTENGKLPADDNDFYHKSEWYTRFYEGTSSPALERDDIDKEDVKNDIIKFNAGREARYYAWIAFDGCQYATNIRDGEPLWLNLKNSATNGYVLNDRNYTGTGFMTKKFMTPDIKYDKTNKVTGTPTRLPFVRMAELYLNLAECYAALGNNKEALKQLNFVRRRAGFDDLEEADMPRMNMSVVDLIRNERFVELFKEGHRYYDMRRWTIAPQVSGAGKIYVLNNNKVDPTFEEFNKPILAEQPLRWYNRLYLLPSDDTEIYSNPQLVQSPGY; encoded by the coding sequence ATGAACATTTTAAAGTATACCAATCGATTTATAAAATCAGGTTTTGTCGGTATAACCTGCCTGGCCTGTTTTTCCTCATGCAATTACTTGGATGTCATTCCGCCAGCACAACCGGATATGGAAGATACGATGACAGACAAAGCTGCAACACTGGGATTTTTATTTTCCTGTTATGCTCCAATACTGGAGTTTCATACATATAATATCAATTATCTTGAAAATGGTTCGGACGAGACACTTTATCCACTGACGTGGTCAGGGCAATGCCAGAAAATTCAGTTTGGTACGGCTAATACAACAGATGGTATCGGAATGTGGTATACATGGTATTCTGCATTAGGGCAAGTACATCGTTTTCTACAACAGATTGATATCTTAAATCCGGTCGGAGTGACAGAAGATGATAAAGACGAATACAAAGGCGAGTGTTACTTTTTGGATGCATATTACCATTTCCGATTGCTGAATACTTACGGCCCCATTCCTATCGTTTCGGAAATGATGGACCCTAACATAACTAAGAATGAGATGCCGGGACGTTCGCACTATGATGCTTGTGTGGAATACATTGCTAAAAAGCTTGACCAGGCTGCCAATCTGCTTCCCGATAAACGGGAACTTAGTGATGCGGGACGTGCTGATGCCACTATTTGCAAGTGCATTAAAGCCCGTATATTACTCTATGCCGCTTCTCCTTTATGGAATGGCTCGTTCTACGATAAGAGCTGGAAAAACAGCAAATACGAGACTCCGGGATATGGAAATGAACTGGTAAGTTCGCAATATGAACGAAAAAAATGGGAAACTGCGTTGACTGCATGTCAGGAGGCTTTCGCAGCTGCCGATAAGGCGGGTTATAAATTGTTTGATATAGAAACCGCCAATTCGATAGCTGAAAAACAAAAAGTTTCATTGCCTTTTATACCCGGCAAAGAAGAAGATACACCGGAGAATGAGTTATTTAAAGAACGTGTTCGTATGTTCCAGTATTTGGTTGCTTCGAACGAAAGCGACGGAAACAACGAACTTATTTGGGGAGTGAACACGAAGCGTATGGGACCGACGGACTATTGGCCTGTAATTTCGCAAGCCCCCAGAAAGATTATCAAGACGAACGGAACTACATGGCATTCAATGAGTGGTTGGTCTTTTAATGCGCCGACGTTGAACACTGTACAGCGTTTTTATACGGAAAATGGGAAATTGCCTGCTGATGATAATGATTTCTATCATAAAAGCGAGTGGTATACCCGCTTTTATGAGGGTACTTCAAGTCCGGCTTTAGAGAGAGATGATATTGATAAGGAAGACGTAAAGAATGACATTATCAAGTTTAATGCCGGTCGGGAAGCTCGTTATTATGCGTGGATTGCTTTTGATGGCTGTCAGTATGCTACGAATATACGTGATGGAGAACCACTTTGGCTTAATCTGAAGAATAGTGCTACGAATGGATATGTGCTTAATGACCGTAACTATACCGGAACAGGATTTATGACGAAGAAGTTTATGACACCCGATATCAAGTATGACAAGACGAACAAAGTGACGGGAACTCCTACTCGGTTGCCGTTTGTCCGTATGGCGGAACTATATTTGAATCTTGCCGAATGTTATGCGGCATTAGGGAATAATAAGGAGGCCTTGAAACAACTCAATTTCGTACGCAGACGTGCCGGTTTTGATGATTTGGAAGAGGCGGATATGCCAAGGATGAATATGAGTGTAGTTGATTTGATTCGTAACGAACGTTTTGTTGAATTGTTTAAGGAAGGACATCGTTACTACGATATGCGTCGCTGGACAATCGCTCCTCAAGTATCAGGTGCCGGTAAAATTTATGTTTTGAACAACAACAAGGTAGATCCTACTTTTGAGGAATTTAATAAACCGATATTAGCGGAACAACCATTGAGATGGTATAATCGTTTGTATTTACTTCCATCGGATGACACGGAAATATACAGTAATCCGCAGTTAGTGCAGTCACCCGGTTATTAA
- a CDS encoding DUF1735 domain-containing protein, which produces MKTKFIGIASMLALLAACEQDKYELDNLVPEEYNKVLYIKEYGTPEITLYNADEKSTYSFSVNLGGKDFMAQPAACDIHTLTQAEVDQKYSIPEGTNYKVLTKGYSIDNSHLDFATEEFYKQVTVSMAPKVIEDEINTAPNSTWVLPICLRSESDLVNAAKNEIFMKINVVSPSVGFNSAVERIVQYENGTPRVNSVEFGIDAENQWGLTCTFEVDEEYAAAMYPTYRLLPVECYEFSENIQLRKGEKTADLFITFTGEKLEWGDYVLPIRMSSDPVASSPEKNIHVMVIHHSSDWEVTGKYEERRWNNGGKFKHLLDGDPKTFWASHWDGPNARDIPPVLVIDTKEEHAFSRIGFMHIDNEGQQDRHNYQLEFYVSSDSRTWWNFDHEKFWEGKEDGDVDWNEYGWKTDTNWESQTNWVPVGKVTEMKSLHHPEYEYFDLDSSVKGRYFIIKMPYRGDRDMGEFAEIDLQTVD; this is translated from the coding sequence ATGAAAACTAAGTTTATAGGAATTGCAAGTATGCTCGCCTTGCTGGCGGCTTGCGAGCAAGATAAATATGAATTGGACAATTTGGTTCCTGAGGAGTATAATAAAGTGTTGTATATAAAAGAATACGGAACCCCTGAAATCACTTTATACAATGCTGATGAGAAGAGTACATATTCTTTCTCTGTCAATCTTGGCGGTAAGGACTTTATGGCGCAGCCGGCTGCTTGCGACATCCATACGCTGACACAGGCAGAGGTAGACCAAAAATACAGCATTCCCGAAGGGACCAATTACAAGGTACTTACCAAAGGCTATTCCATTGACAACTCGCATTTGGATTTTGCAACGGAAGAGTTCTACAAACAGGTTACTGTGTCTATGGCACCCAAAGTCATTGAGGATGAAATAAACACTGCCCCCAATTCTACATGGGTATTACCCATATGTTTACGTAGTGAGAGCGACCTGGTGAATGCTGCAAAAAATGAGATATTCATGAAAATCAACGTCGTTAGTCCGTCTGTAGGTTTCAATAGTGCTGTCGAACGGATTGTACAGTATGAGAATGGCACTCCTCGCGTCAATTCGGTTGAGTTTGGTATTGATGCTGAAAACCAGTGGGGACTTACATGCACATTTGAGGTTGATGAAGAATATGCGGCTGCAATGTATCCTACGTATAGGCTATTGCCGGTAGAATGTTATGAGTTCTCTGAAAATATACAGTTGCGCAAGGGAGAAAAGACCGCAGACTTGTTTATAACCTTTACCGGTGAAAAACTGGAATGGGGGGATTATGTACTTCCGATTCGTATGAGTAGTGATCCTGTTGCTTCTTCACCGGAGAAAAATATACATGTAATGGTTATTCATCATAGCAGTGACTGGGAGGTTACAGGTAAATATGAAGAAAGAAGATGGAATAATGGTGGTAAATTCAAACATCTTTTGGATGGTGATCCTAAAACATTTTGGGCAAGCCATTGGGATGGTCCTAACGCAAGAGATATTCCTCCTGTCTTGGTTATAGATACAAAGGAAGAGCATGCTTTCAGTAGAATCGGATTTATGCATATAGATAATGAGGGTCAACAGGATAGACACAATTATCAACTTGAGTTTTATGTTAGTTCCGATTCCAGAACTTGGTGGAATTTTGACCATGAGAAATTCTGGGAAGGAAAAGAAGACGGAGATGTCGACTGGAATGAATATGGATGGAAAACAGATACTAACTGGGAGAGTCAAACCAACTGGGTGCCTGTGGGCAAGGTAACAGAGATGAAGAGCCTGCATCACCCCGAATATGAATATTTTGATTTGGACAGTAGCGTGAAAGGTCGGTATTTCATTATCAAAATGCCATATAGAGGTGATCGGGATATGGGTGAGTTTGCAGAAATCGATCTTCAGACGGTAGATTGA
- a CDS encoding fimbrillin family protein: MKKIFLSAAVIGLLASCSQTEGLSVDNSTADSRQIQLSVGVGDLQTRAGYNSENLEQFQLIIDNPGNAEYNYNILMQKGDDGWNTSSGEALMWDPNTPNITVCAFAPAKDDVQLTNGSLEVKVPSNQSTEDALKTADFLLAKRAVNLQNEDGRLDIKLKHKLCKLIIKPVSGGVAAPVDNLKANGVILSGTCDLTMATPAVVAASSAGTASITPFKNAEGAYECILLPQNAGTLTVTFNIGDTDYEWKSDEAQLTEGTCYTLTMDVVTSESNLEAIK; this comes from the coding sequence ATGAAAAAGATTTTTTTGTCGGCAGCGGTTATTGGACTACTTGCAAGCTGCTCACAGACAGAAGGACTGTCTGTCGATAATTCTACGGCAGATAGCCGTCAGATACAACTTTCGGTGGGGGTAGGCGACTTGCAGACGCGTGCCGGTTATAACAGTGAAAACTTAGAACAGTTCCAGTTGATTATCGACAACCCCGGAAATGCGGAGTATAACTACAACATTCTGATGCAAAAGGGCGATGATGGGTGGAATACTTCCAGTGGCGAGGCATTGATGTGGGACCCCAATACTCCGAATATAACAGTATGTGCCTTTGCGCCTGCTAAAGACGACGTGCAATTGACAAACGGAAGTCTTGAAGTAAAAGTTCCCTCTAATCAGAGCACGGAAGATGCTTTGAAGACGGCAGACTTTCTGTTGGCGAAGAGAGCGGTCAATCTTCAAAATGAGGATGGCAGACTTGATATCAAATTGAAACATAAATTGTGCAAACTGATTATCAAACCCGTTAGCGGTGGAGTTGCAGCACCGGTGGACAACCTGAAGGCGAATGGCGTGATTTTAAGCGGAACTTGCGATTTGACGATGGCAACACCGGCTGTAGTAGCCGCTTCTTCTGCCGGCACGGCAAGCATCACGCCTTTCAAGAATGCGGAGGGAGCTTACGAGTGTATTTTGCTGCCGCAAAATGCCGGAACGTTAACCGTTACTTTCAATATAGGTGATACGGATTATGAATGGAAATCTGATGAAGCTCAACTCACGGAGGGTACTTGCTATACTCTGACGATGGATGTGGTTACTTCTGAATCGAATCTGGAGGCAATCAAATAG
- a CDS encoding fimbrillin family protein — MKTFRYFYLLAALTTFSACGNDDDEVQGQSSATNADKVLINAVVDGNSLFTRSNPMGANDASQQTFNQGDKLAVGCGDELPVLYTMGADKNWATEGENGLVWAESYPEAVAYHAYYPAVASVSFNTFILPADQSSNEYITNADYMTGTTEISEKPADGVLKLNMNRRMARVIIKIAGVEEGLGSVTSLTVSSQYAAISPVNVEGPVKSITPYAMGNDTYAALVIPGEGSNTETFVEVGTTTGGTRKITGIKPAEAGKSYTYDLYVGERGATLSDPIVEDWTEGTLQGTLTVTAAKRLERTGWRVTGKFEENENDSFMKLIDGDTNTFWRSDWCNRGCDKPYYVVIDLGENANYVFTGVEIMEHRDLLGPYKCNFYVTDQWEWREPLRDLGGTEGYEGDWHWNTHGGNGTLDTTKWSEGWTKVNNADITLESSADFQKISINNENAKGRYFMIEVTEMEGNPNSWIGFAEIYLWGKDAK; from the coding sequence ATGAAAACATTCAGATATTTTTATTTGCTTGCAGCTCTTACTACATTTTCAGCTTGCGGCAACGATGACGATGAAGTGCAAGGACAAAGCTCTGCGACAAATGCCGACAAGGTTCTGATAAACGCTGTGGTGGATGGTAATTCGCTGTTTACGCGTAGCAATCCTATGGGGGCGAATGATGCCAGCCAACAGACATTTAATCAAGGTGACAAACTGGCGGTTGGATGTGGCGATGAGCTCCCTGTGCTATATACGATGGGCGCGGACAAGAACTGGGCAACCGAAGGGGAAAACGGTCTGGTATGGGCAGAATCTTATCCGGAAGCGGTAGCTTATCATGCGTATTATCCCGCAGTGGCGAGTGTCTCTTTCAACACTTTCATTCTGCCTGCCGACCAATCATCGAACGAATACATCACCAATGCGGACTACATGACCGGTACGACGGAAATATCCGAAAAGCCTGCCGATGGTGTATTGAAACTGAATATGAACCGTCGGATGGCACGTGTTATCATCAAAATAGCCGGTGTAGAAGAAGGGCTGGGCAGTGTGACGTCACTGACCGTCAGCTCTCAGTATGCCGCCATTTCTCCGGTGAACGTGGAAGGCCCCGTGAAATCCATCACACCCTATGCAATGGGCAATGATACGTATGCCGCTTTGGTAATACCGGGCGAGGGTAGCAATACGGAAACGTTTGTTGAAGTAGGAACGACGACTGGCGGTACAAGAAAGATTACAGGCATCAAACCAGCCGAAGCCGGTAAAAGTTATACTTACGACCTTTACGTAGGTGAACGTGGCGCCACACTATCCGATCCGATTGTGGAAGACTGGACCGAGGGTACGTTGCAGGGAACCTTGACTGTAACGGCAGCAAAAAGATTGGAACGTACAGGTTGGAGAGTAACCGGTAAATTTGAAGAGAATGAGAATGACTCATTTATGAAGCTTATAGATGGTGATACAAATACATTCTGGCGTAGCGATTGGTGTAATCGGGGATGTGATAAACCTTATTATGTGGTTATTGATCTTGGTGAGAATGCCAACTATGTGTTTACGGGAGTGGAAATTATGGAACATAGAGACCTCCTAGGTCCGTATAAATGTAATTTCTATGTTACAGACCAATGGGAATGGAGAGAACCATTGAGAGATTTAGGAGGAACAGAAGGCTATGAAGGTGATTGGCATTGGAATACTCATGGTGGAAATGGTACTCTTGATACAACAAAATGGAGTGAGGGATGGACAAAGGTGAATAATGCGGATATAACATTAGAAAGCAGTGCGGATTTCCAAAAAATATCAATCAATAATGAAAATGCAAAAGGGCGTTATTTCATGATAGAAGTTACAGAAATGGAAGGAAATCCTAATAGTTGGATAGGTTTTGCTGAAATTTATCTGTGGGGTAAAGACGCCAAATAG
- a CDS encoding SGNH/GDSL hydrolase family protein: MKRKFVTCLLSVLFLAADTYSFGECKGTVTPSVVITENQWKGKRVAFLGDSITDEQRVGTTKCYWEYLAEWLGLCPLVYGINGNEWNGVLQQAHKLREEQKDTVDAIVIFAGTNDFFANVPLGEWYTDPIRKKPKVADTQLEYSRKYRMPLLKDDTFKGRINRVLHFLKTNYPDKQVILLTPLHRAQARFSSENVQPDEGFANQIGVYIDEYVQAVKEAGNVWAVPVIDLHSLSGLYPLNDSCSIYFHDADTDRLHPNATGHRRMAKTLLYQLLALPATF, encoded by the coding sequence ATGAAAAGAAAATTTGTGACTTGTTTGTTGTCTGTCCTGTTTTTAGCGGCAGATACGTATTCATTTGGCGAATGCAAAGGAACCGTTACGCCAAGTGTCGTTATAACGGAAAATCAATGGAAAGGAAAGAGGGTCGCTTTCTTGGGTGATTCCATCACGGATGAACAACGAGTGGGTACTACAAAGTGTTATTGGGAGTATTTGGCAGAGTGGCTCGGCTTGTGTCCCTTGGTATATGGCATCAATGGAAACGAATGGAACGGAGTTCTGCAGCAGGCGCATAAATTGCGGGAAGAGCAGAAGGATACAGTAGACGCTATTGTCATCTTTGCCGGTACCAACGACTTTTTTGCAAATGTGCCGTTAGGAGAGTGGTATACGGACCCTATACGTAAAAAACCGAAAGTAGCGGATACACAATTGGAATATTCCCGCAAATATCGTATGCCATTGCTGAAAGACGATACGTTCAAAGGGCGAATCAACAGGGTGCTTCACTTTCTGAAGACGAACTATCCGGACAAGCAAGTGATTCTGCTGACTCCGCTTCATCGTGCGCAAGCCCGCTTCAGCAGTGAAAATGTACAGCCCGACGAAGGATTCGCCAATCAAATAGGCGTTTATATAGATGAATACGTCCAAGCTGTTAAAGAAGCTGGCAATGTATGGGCAGTACCCGTCATCGATCTTCATAGCCTTAGCGGATTATACCCGCTGAACGATTCGTGCTCCATTTATTTTCATGATGCGGATACCGACAGGCTGCATCCTAATGCGACAGGCCATCGCAGGATGGCAAAAACTTTGCTGTATCAGTTGTTGGCACTTCCGGCAACGTTCTGA